The following coding sequences lie in one Leptolyngbya sp. 'hensonii' genomic window:
- a CDS encoding TetR family transcriptional regulator, with protein MAAQHKSARQRLVEAALQLFASQGVTETTTRQIADLAGVNEVTLFRRFGSKHGLLLAVLEEAEVFTQLGEALGRQAHQITGYAPALQAYAQGHLQALEQIPEFVRSLVGEAGHYPVENREAIGRGLTQIHHYTTQYLATVMARDQVQSSLTAPKLAGLLNTLLLGYAVVEFTTEFHYLWPNREEFIKDLVLLFLPDAASDLAPRPSNGLLRVEANLASKVLDLPAPVVRAILQQARKSGVQNYALVYVLFGTGLSAGEVANLQRSQAIYDAQQHVLQISQGAIRQVPLNQWIMGYRYGSYPNNPLTQWLKTRKDSQPALFINENGHPLSEVEMRFRWQEITAEIRTPMGQPPELEQAQQTWRVEMLMRGMTPDSLSILCGCTPEQLQPYVQRAQERAALEQAIRLDQPTTKFEASTK; from the coding sequence ATGGCCGCACAACACAAATCTGCTCGACAACGGCTAGTGGAGGCAGCACTACAGCTATTCGCTAGCCAGGGCGTTACAGAAACAACGACTCGGCAGATTGCTGATCTGGCTGGAGTGAATGAAGTCACCCTGTTCCGCCGTTTTGGGAGCAAGCATGGCTTGCTTCTTGCCGTGCTGGAGGAAGCTGAAGTGTTTACCCAATTGGGAGAAGCCCTGGGCAGGCAGGCCCATCAGATCACTGGATATGCCCCCGCGTTACAGGCTTATGCCCAGGGCCATTTACAGGCTCTGGAGCAAATCCCAGAATTTGTCCGATCGCTGGTGGGGGAGGCAGGTCACTATCCGGTTGAGAATCGGGAGGCGATCGGGCGTGGGTTGACCCAGATCCATCACTACACGACCCAATATCTGGCGACTGTGATGGCCAGGGATCAGGTGCAGTCTTCCTTGACGGCCCCCAAACTGGCTGGGTTACTCAACACGCTCTTGCTGGGTTATGCCGTGGTTGAGTTTACGACGGAATTTCATTATCTCTGGCCCAATCGGGAGGAGTTCATTAAAGATCTGGTGCTGCTATTTCTGCCTGACGCAGCCAGCGATCTTGCGCCTCGTCCCTCCAATGGGTTGCTTCGGGTGGAGGCCAATCTGGCGTCCAAGGTGCTGGATTTACCTGCTCCAGTGGTGCGAGCGATCCTGCAACAAGCCCGTAAGTCCGGAGTCCAAAACTATGCCCTGGTTTACGTGCTGTTTGGGACAGGTCTTAGTGCGGGGGAGGTGGCTAATCTCCAGCGATCACAGGCGATTTATGATGCTCAACAGCATGTCCTGCAAATCTCCCAGGGGGCGATCCGCCAGGTTCCCCTGAACCAATGGATTATGGGATATCGCTATGGCTCCTACCCGAACAATCCCCTGACCCAATGGCTCAAAACCCGTAAGGACAGCCAACCTGCTCTTTTTATTAATGAAAATGGCCATCCCCTGTCTGAGGTTGAGATGCGTTTTCGCTGGCAGGAGATTACTGCCGAGATCCGGACTCCCATGGGACAGCCCCCTGAACTCGAACAGGCTCAGCAGACCTGGCGCGTGGAGATGCTGATGCGGGGAATGACACCGGATAGTTTGAGTATTCTCTGTGGCTGCACCCCGGAACAGTTACAACCCTACGTCCAGCGAGCCCAGGAAAGGGCAGCTCTGGAACAGGCCATCCGCTTGGATCAACCGACCACCAAATTCGAAGCATCCACCAAGTAA
- a CDS encoding ATP-dependent 6-phosphofructokinase, whose translation MGEFKRIGILTSGGDCAGLNAVIRAVVLRAVGSYNWEVLGIRQATQGLMVDPPQATVLTPERVDALLTIGGTVLGTTNKGNPFAFPMPDGSLLDRSQEIINGYRKLGLDALIGIGGDGSMAILQQLARQGNWNLVAIPKTIDNDVGITEHSIGFDTAVNTATEALDRLHFTAASHSRVMILEVMGRDAGHIAISAGIAGGADVILIPEIPYSLENVCAKVAERQEQGKNYSLVVISEAVRTEDGEVVTNTNRLGQCRLGGIGEYLADQISACSGAETRVTVLGHVQRGGAPSPLDRLVASAFGVAAVDLIAEGKYDHMVTWQNRQVVSVPIQDAIAQYSAVDPKGTLVKTARGMGIYLGD comes from the coding sequence ATGGGGGAATTTAAGCGTATTGGCATTCTGACCAGTGGAGGGGATTGTGCGGGTCTGAATGCGGTGATTCGGGCAGTCGTGTTGCGGGCTGTGGGGTCTTATAACTGGGAAGTTCTGGGAATTCGGCAGGCAACCCAGGGATTGATGGTGGATCCGCCTCAGGCAACCGTGCTGACGCCAGAGCGGGTGGATGCGTTATTGACGATCGGAGGGACCGTCCTAGGAACCACCAATAAGGGCAACCCCTTTGCCTTTCCCATGCCGGATGGCAGTCTTCTCGATCGCTCCCAGGAGATTATCAATGGCTACCGTAAGCTGGGTCTGGATGCCCTGATTGGGATTGGGGGCGACGGGAGCATGGCCATTTTGCAGCAACTGGCCCGTCAGGGCAACTGGAATCTGGTGGCCATTCCCAAAACTATTGATAACGATGTTGGGATCACAGAGCACTCGATCGGCTTTGATACGGCAGTGAATACGGCAACCGAAGCCCTGGACCGGCTACACTTTACAGCCGCCAGCCATAGTCGAGTCATGATCCTGGAGGTGATGGGGCGGGATGCGGGCCATATTGCCATCAGTGCCGGGATTGCCGGGGGGGCAGATGTGATTCTAATTCCGGAAATTCCCTACAGCCTGGAAAATGTTTGTGCCAAGGTTGCCGAACGCCAGGAGCAGGGCAAGAATTACTCCCTGGTGGTGATTTCGGAAGCGGTCCGGACGGAGGATGGGGAAGTGGTGACCAACACCAACCGTCTGGGCCAGTGCCGCCTTGGAGGGATTGGGGAATATCTGGCTGACCAGATCTCAGCTTGCAGTGGCGCAGAGACGCGGGTAACGGTCCTGGGGCATGTGCAGCGGGGTGGGGCTCCCTCGCCCCTGGATCGGCTGGTGGCTTCAGCCTTCGGGGTGGCTGCGGTCGATCTGATTGCAGAAGGCAAATATGATCATATGGTGACCTGGCAGAACCGGCAGGTGGTCAGTGTGCCAATTCAGGATGCGATCGCCCAGTATAGTGCGGTGGATCCGAAGGGAACATTGGTGAAAACGGCCAGAGGCATGGGAATCTACCTGGGGGATTGA
- a CDS encoding PhnD/SsuA/transferrin family substrate-binding protein, whose product MIAPLDAYLEKALGQPVEFLIATSYKDVVGMMLKGKVDRAYSNCGFN is encoded by the coding sequence ATGATTGCCCCCCTAGATGCCTACCTGGAAAAGGCGTTGGGGCAACCGGTGGAGTTTCTGATCGCGACAAGCTACAAAGATGTCGTCGGTATGATGCTCAAGGGCAAAGTGGATAGGGCTTACAGCAACTGCGGATTCAACTAA
- a CDS encoding response regulator, with protein MPVDATTQSTILVVDDNPTNIQVLFDVLSENGYRVAIAKSGEAALQRLQAYQPDLILLDVMMPGIDGFQTCERLKADPTTQDIPVIFMTALSDAVDKVRGLSLGAVDYITKPIQHEEALARIRVHLQLRTLTKTLEERVAERTADLTQTCNVLRQTQLQLVQSEKMSSLGQLVAGIAHEINNPVNFIYGNLTPAQEHARDLFALFDLYQECYPQPEAKIQTWMEEYDLEFLREDLPKVLTSMQVGADRIRQLVLSLRNFSRLDEAELKPVNIHEGIDSTLLILQYRLKARPDHPGIQVIRNYGQLPSVECFSSQMNQVFMNILSNAIDTLEERDQRRSYAEIKDNPSIIQIRTELLPNHQMAIAIADNGVGISEEVQSRIFDPFFTTKPIGKGTGLGLSISHQIVTEKHHGKLYCHSTPGQGTEFVIEVPLCQVTCQVA; from the coding sequence ATGCCAGTTGATGCAACGACCCAAAGCACTATTCTTGTCGTGGATGATAACCCGACGAACATTCAAGTGTTGTTTGATGTGTTGAGCGAAAATGGTTATCGAGTTGCGATCGCGAAAAGTGGGGAAGCGGCACTCCAGCGCTTACAAGCCTATCAGCCTGACCTGATTTTGCTGGATGTGATGATGCCCGGCATCGACGGGTTTCAAACCTGTGAGCGGCTCAAGGCAGATCCCACCACCCAGGATATTCCGGTCATTTTCATGACGGCCCTCTCCGATGCCGTTGATAAGGTCAGAGGGCTCAGTCTGGGAGCCGTAGACTATATCACCAAACCCATTCAGCACGAGGAAGCTCTGGCCCGGATCCGGGTACATCTACAGTTGCGCACTTTGACTAAAACCCTGGAGGAACGGGTGGCTGAGCGCACGGCTGACCTGACCCAAACCTGTAATGTGCTGAGACAAACGCAGCTCCAACTGGTGCAAAGTGAGAAAATGTCGTCCTTGGGCCAACTGGTGGCTGGAATTGCCCATGAAATCAATAATCCCGTGAATTTCATTTACGGCAACCTGACTCCAGCTCAGGAACATGCCCGTGATCTATTCGCCCTGTTTGACCTCTACCAGGAATGCTATCCCCAACCTGAGGCTAAAATTCAAACCTGGATGGAAGAATACGATCTGGAATTCCTGCGGGAAGATTTGCCGAAGGTGCTCACGTCCATGCAGGTGGGGGCCGATCGCATTCGTCAGTTGGTGCTGTCCCTGCGAAATTTCTCCCGTCTGGATGAAGCGGAACTGAAGCCCGTGAATATCCATGAAGGCATCGACAGCACCCTGCTGATCCTGCAGTATCGCCTCAAGGCCAGACCTGACCACCCCGGTATTCAGGTGATCCGCAATTATGGGCAATTGCCTTCGGTGGAGTGTTTTTCCAGCCAGATGAATCAGGTGTTCATGAATATCCTCAGCAATGCGATCGATACCCTGGAAGAACGGGATCAACGCCGGAGTTATGCAGAGATCAAGGATAATCCCAGCATCATTCAGATTCGCACTGAGCTGTTACCCAATCACCAGATGGCGATCGCCATTGCAGATAATGGGGTAGGCATCAGTGAAGAGGTTCAATCCAGAATCTTTGATCCGTTTTTCACCACCAAACCGATCGGTAAGGGCACTGGGCTGGGGCTGTCCATCAGCCATCAGATTGTGACAGAGAAGCACCATGGCAAACTGTATTGTCATTCCACACCGGGTCAGGGCACAGAGTTTGTGATTGAGGTGCCCCTGTGTCAGGTTACCTGCCAGGTGGCTTAA
- a CDS encoding ATP-binding protein: MNLRSKIISGYVLALGIAVIGTTAGLGIGNHYGRQAIVAREQASSIQRLLSNLEVDILTNRPAKELSPYLQQQEAFRRNATEITQRLANIEASLSRHNAALPSSTLSELQPALEKGEKTVTQYMQKFQTSVAQIDRLIGAGQIAEARQVLLALVGSQEFSQFIGLADQLRRFNPVVAQQEDMAKAALERSEVLRNQITITGLLLSIAIAALLSLYLSQAITRPIKTLTQVAQQVTETSNFELQVPITTQDEVGILTHSLNHLIQSVRQLLQEKQVAAAHLVQTEKMSSLGQLVAGVAHEINNPVNFIHGNLAHADEYTQDLLGLVRLYRQHYPDPPLLIQETIEAIDLDFLTDDLTKLLESMRVGTDRIHEIVKSLRNFSRLDEAEIKEVNLHEGIDNTLTILHYRLKARADRAGIQVIKNYGDLPLVECYAGQLNQVFMNILSNAIDALESHQPSPDSPLKIQITTQVLEQDWALIQITDNGPGMNENVRTRLFDPFFTTKPVGKGTGLGLSISHQVVTEKHGGILECYSEPNQGAEFRIKIPIQQFPSGSKLVGRAQLALQPG; encoded by the coding sequence GTGAATCTAAGAAGCAAAATCATTTCCGGATACGTTTTGGCTCTGGGGATTGCTGTTATCGGAACTACTGCAGGCTTAGGGATCGGGAATCACTATGGCAGGCAAGCCATCGTAGCCAGAGAACAGGCTTCCAGCATTCAAAGGCTACTCAGTAACCTGGAGGTTGACATTTTGACAAATCGACCCGCAAAAGAGTTATCCCCCTACCTCCAGCAACAAGAGGCTTTTCGCCGCAACGCCACCGAAATTACTCAACGGCTGGCAAACATTGAAGCTTCTCTATCCAGACATAACGCCGCTCTCCCCTCTTCAACCCTGTCTGAGCTGCAACCGGCGCTGGAAAAGGGTGAAAAAACCGTGACCCAATACATGCAAAAATTTCAGACCAGTGTTGCCCAGATTGACCGGTTGATTGGTGCGGGGCAGATTGCAGAAGCCCGGCAGGTCTTACTGGCCCTGGTTGGCAGCCAGGAATTCTCCCAATTTATCGGGCTGGCAGACCAGTTAAGACGGTTCAATCCGGTTGTAGCCCAACAAGAAGATATGGCGAAAGCAGCCCTGGAGCGATCGGAAGTGCTGAGAAATCAGATCACAATCACGGGCTTACTGTTATCCATTGCGATCGCCGCTTTACTCTCTCTCTATCTCAGTCAGGCGATTACCCGTCCCATCAAGACCTTGACCCAAGTGGCACAACAGGTCACAGAGACATCCAACTTTGAGTTGCAGGTCCCCATCACCACGCAAGATGAGGTAGGCATCCTGACCCATTCCCTGAATCATCTGATTCAATCGGTCAGACAACTCCTCCAGGAAAAACAGGTGGCGGCAGCCCATCTGGTTCAAACCGAAAAAATGTCCAGCCTGGGACAACTGGTTGCCGGTGTTGCCCATGAAATCAATAATCCAGTTAACTTTATTCACGGCAATCTGGCCCATGCTGATGAATACACCCAGGATTTACTCGGATTGGTGCGTCTGTATCGACAGCATTACCCCGACCCACCGCTGCTGATTCAGGAGACGATCGAGGCGATTGATCTGGACTTCCTGACCGATGACTTGACCAAGCTCCTGGAATCCATGCGGGTTGGGACCGATCGGATTCACGAGATCGTGAAATCCCTGCGCAACTTCTCGCGTCTGGATGAAGCAGAGATCAAGGAAGTTAATTTGCATGAGGGTATTGATAATACGTTGACAATTTTGCATTATCGGTTGAAAGCAAGAGCCGATCGAGCAGGGATTCAGGTGATCAAAAACTATGGCGATTTGCCCTTGGTTGAGTGCTATGCAGGGCAGTTGAATCAGGTGTTTATGAATATCCTCTCCAACGCGATCGATGCCTTAGAGAGCCACCAGCCATCACCAGATTCTCCTCTCAAGATTCAAATTACAACTCAGGTGCTGGAGCAGGATTGGGCTTTAATTCAAATTACTGATAATGGTCCAGGCATGAATGAGAACGTTCGCACCCGGTTGTTCGATCCATTTTTCACCACGAAACCTGTCGGTAAGGGCACTGGATTGGGGCTATCGATCAGCCATCAGGTTGTCACGGAGAAGCACGGGGGTATTCTGGAATGTTACTCTGAACCCAATCAGGGCGCTGAATTCAGGATTAAAATTCCCATCCAGCAATTCCCTTCAGGTTCCAAACTGGTGGGCAGGGCACAACTTGCTTTACAGCCCGGTTGA
- a CDS encoding fatty acid desaturase: MTSNISNTGSTSSELPPLDWVSVGFFGVIHAIAFTAPLFFSWSALGVMVILHWLFGSVGICLAYHRLLTHRSLQVPQWLEYILATIGAMALQGGPIFWVAGHRQHHLHTEDRDKDPYAASRGFWWSHMLWLFYPRQEFFDRETYRKFAPDLARDPYYNWLDRYFLLLQLPLGLLLYALGGWSFVIYGMFLRAVSLWHSTWLINSATHAWGNRTFHVEDSSRNLWWAAILTYGEGWHNNHHAYPNVAKAGWKWWQLDMTWWVIKGLAVMGLARRIILPPTEAISEL; encoded by the coding sequence ATGACTTCAAATATCTCAAATACTGGTTCGACATCCTCTGAGTTGCCGCCTCTAGACTGGGTGAGTGTGGGCTTTTTTGGAGTTATTCACGCTATAGCGTTCACAGCTCCTCTGTTCTTTTCCTGGTCTGCTCTGGGAGTGATGGTTATCCTGCACTGGTTGTTTGGTAGTGTGGGGATCTGTCTGGCCTATCATCGGCTACTGACCCACCGGAGTCTCCAGGTGCCCCAGTGGTTAGAGTATATCCTGGCCACGATCGGGGCGATGGCGTTGCAGGGAGGTCCAATCTTCTGGGTTGCCGGACACCGTCAGCATCACTTGCATACGGAAGACAGGGATAAGGATCCCTATGCAGCCAGTCGGGGCTTCTGGTGGAGCCACATGCTCTGGCTGTTTTATCCTCGCCAGGAGTTTTTCGATCGAGAAACCTATCGCAAGTTCGCGCCTGATCTGGCCCGTGACCCCTATTATAACTGGCTCGATCGCTACTTCCTCTTACTGCAACTTCCCCTGGGTCTGCTGCTGTACGCCCTGGGAGGGTGGTCCTTTGTCATCTACGGCATGTTCCTGCGCGCCGTATCCCTCTGGCACAGTACCTGGCTGATTAACTCAGCCACCCATGCCTGGGGTAACCGCACTTTTCATGTCGAAGATAGCTCTCGCAATCTCTGGTGGGCTGCCATTCTGACCTATGGTGAAGGCTGGCACAATAATCACCATGCCTATCCCAATGTCGCCAAGGCTGGCTGGAAATGGTGGCAGTTGGATATGACCTGGTGGGTAATCAAGGGATTGGCTGTTATGGGGCTGGCTCGGCGCATTATTCTTCCCCCAACCGAAGCCATCAGCGAACTTTGA
- a CDS encoding ATP-binding protein encodes MKISTKFLSVSAALVGAISLLSGGGTLWSNYAEGIALKKYTQAKRRIELTTLVQNQLLKEILIVKDHILFRSTSLEKEAEEDVNLDALLEELKSLVPTPEVEAIYQRVQSFEDIEENLIESISKNSPGSAATIPNLQQDFRTINKIERDINSLLERLEEQSKQQVEQSEQALQQVRQISANLSYITIALLILMVFGLFWLILRPIVQSLKKLQEGSAIIGSGDLSYRLNLRTKDEIEQLANAFNQMTARLAESYVARETAEVANLAKSEFLANMNHELRTPLNGILGYAQILQRDPETTPKQLNGVNVIYKCGSHLLTLINDILDLSKLEVQKMELYPQDFHVANFLTTTVEICRIRAEQKGVKFQYQPSSQLPTAIHADDKRLRQVLLNLLSNAVKFTDAGTVTFQVEVMGKSKTSESQQMTRIRFLVKDTGIGIPSNKLKTIFLPFEQANKRDRQTEGTGLGLAISQQIVQMMGSEIQVQSTLGQGSSFWFEVDLPNATDWAVHSEWSHSRIVGYQGERRKILVVDDHEENRLVVLNMLEPLGFKVVEANNGQAGFNQAIEMRPDLIITDVVMAEMDGLEMTRRLRQIPDFAHLPIIASPASLSQVDVQDSLDAGCNSFFPKPIEFMGLLGELQRYLGVQWIYETEQEPAIAAATETLEWVVPPTAELKVLHEAAQGGFMTDVQQEANRLKQLAPQYTSFANKVLELSQQFDDEAIINLIEQYI; translated from the coding sequence ATGAAAATTTCAACCAAGTTTCTGAGCGTTTCGGCAGCCTTGGTGGGAGCGATCTCCCTTTTATCCGGTGGTGGCACGCTCTGGAGCAACTATGCCGAAGGGATTGCTCTGAAAAAGTATACGCAAGCAAAACGCCGGATTGAATTAACTACCTTGGTGCAAAACCAGTTACTCAAAGAGATTCTCATCGTCAAAGACCATATCCTGTTCCGCAGTACCAGCTTAGAAAAAGAAGCGGAAGAAGATGTAAATTTAGATGCATTGCTAGAAGAATTAAAATCTCTAGTGCCCACTCCAGAAGTTGAGGCAATTTATCAGCGCGTTCAAAGCTTTGAGGACATCGAGGAAAACTTAATTGAGTCGATCAGCAAAAACTCGCCAGGCTCCGCCGCCACGATCCCCAATCTCCAGCAGGATTTCCGCACCATCAACAAGATTGAACGCGACATCAACTCCTTGTTAGAAAGACTAGAGGAGCAATCCAAGCAGCAGGTCGAGCAAAGCGAGCAAGCGTTGCAGCAGGTGCGCCAGATTAGTGCGAACCTCTCTTATATCACCATTGCGCTGCTGATCTTAATGGTGTTTGGTCTGTTTTGGCTGATTTTGCGCCCCATAGTTCAATCCCTCAAAAAACTTCAAGAAGGATCAGCGATCATTGGCTCAGGGGACTTGTCCTACCGACTAAATCTTCGTACCAAGGATGAGATCGAGCAACTGGCCAATGCCTTTAATCAGATGACGGCCAGGCTGGCAGAGTCCTATGTGGCCAGGGAAACCGCAGAGGTGGCTAACCTGGCCAAGAGTGAATTCCTGGCGAACATGAACCATGAATTGCGCACTCCCCTAAATGGTATTCTGGGCTACGCGCAAATCCTGCAGCGAGATCCGGAGACTACCCCCAAACAACTGAATGGGGTGAATGTGATCTACAAATGTGGTTCCCATCTGCTCACCCTGATCAACGACATCTTGGATCTATCCAAGCTGGAAGTGCAAAAAATGGAACTCTATCCCCAGGATTTCCATGTTGCAAACTTTCTCACCACAACCGTGGAAATTTGCCGCATTAGAGCCGAACAAAAAGGTGTTAAGTTTCAGTATCAGCCTTCTTCCCAACTCCCCACAGCTATCCATGCGGATGACAAACGTCTGCGTCAGGTTCTGCTCAATCTGCTCAGCAATGCGGTCAAGTTTACAGATGCCGGTACAGTGACCTTCCAGGTTGAGGTGATGGGCAAATCGAAGACTTCAGAATCGCAGCAGATGACTAGAATCCGTTTTCTAGTTAAGGATACAGGGATTGGAATTCCTTCAAATAAGTTGAAGACAATCTTTCTGCCCTTTGAACAGGCGAACAAGCGCGATCGCCAAACGGAAGGAACGGGCCTGGGTCTGGCCATCAGTCAACAAATTGTCCAAATGATGGGGAGTGAAATTCAGGTTCAGAGCACTCTGGGTCAGGGCAGTAGCTTCTGGTTTGAAGTGGATTTACCCAACGCCACGGATTGGGCAGTTCACTCGGAGTGGTCCCACAGCCGTATTGTTGGCTATCAGGGCGAACGACGCAAAATCCTGGTGGTGGATGATCATGAGGAAAACCGGCTGGTGGTGCTAAATATGCTGGAGCCCCTGGGGTTCAAAGTGGTTGAGGCGAATAACGGCCAGGCCGGATTCAACCAGGCGATCGAGATGCGCCCGGATTTGATCATCACCGATGTGGTCATGGCAGAAATGGATGGTCTGGAAATGACCCGGCGGTTGCGCCAAATCCCGGACTTTGCCCACCTGCCGATTATTGCCTCTCCGGCCAGCCTGTCTCAGGTGGATGTTCAGGACAGTTTGGATGCGGGTTGCAATAGTTTCTTTCCCAAGCCGATCGAGTTCATGGGCTTGCTCGGTGAATTGCAACGGTATCTGGGGGTGCAATGGATTTATGAAACTGAGCAGGAACCCGCGATCGCCGCTGCAACCGAAACCCTGGAATGGGTAGTTCCACCTACCGCAGAACTGAAAGTGCTCCATGAAGCAGCCCAGGGAGGCTTTATGACGGATGTGCAGCAGGAGGCAAACCGGCTCAAACAACTGGCTCCCCAATATACCTCCTTTGCCAACAAAGTCCTGGAGTTGAGCCAGCAGTTCGATGACGAAGCAATTATAAATCTGATTGAGCAATACATCTAA
- a CDS encoding PBP1A family penicillin-binding protein: MTPPPPRRPQTFLNAVTQAVQTMQARIDFSKLRLKPGARAPELWVQEADAPQAQVYPLLGDRYTLGRSSKSCDIVVRNPVVSQVHLSLERDRRRRTPFVIRDEQSTNGIYRGKRRIASKVVRHGDIFTLGPPELAQAVRIQYVDPPPWYKRAIHYGLYGVSGLSAIVAVLLLLEWGKISVYPLPTTVQGPVVVYSRDQIPLRPPRNDSHREMEKLSGYSPYLPMAVIASEDTRFYWHLGVDPIGILRAMVTNITTKELREGASTLTQQVARSLFRDYVGTEDSAGRKLREALVALKLEMLYGKDTILLAYLNRVYLGSGNYGFEDAAQYYFGKSAKDLDISEAATLAGILPAPNTFNPIRNYNAAIEYRDRVINRMAEMGMITQEEAQRARRSRVEINPKARQELESTIAPYFYDYVFDELQQLLGEQLAREGNFIVETSLDPKFQKQAEAALDNTVASTGASYNFSQGAIVTLNFKTGEILALVGGVNYKQSQFNRATQAQRQPGSTFKMFTYTAALEQGVSPNATYSCASMTWEGQFFEGCGSGTVDLTTGVARSINIVALRVAREIGLDRVIDMAHRLGIRSKLNPVPGLTLGQSEVTVLELTGAYGTLANSGVRQTPHAISRILDSGDCADPQKPSTCRVIFRQDNQAGPPVLQPEIANTMTNLLQGVIRGGTGRSAYLGLGEAGKTGTTNDNVDLWFVGYIPNLSLVTGVWLGNDNNSPTSGSSAQAAQLWGDYMGRATR, encoded by the coding sequence ATGACCCCTCCGCCTCCCCGCCGACCTCAGACCTTCCTGAATGCGGTCACCCAGGCAGTGCAGACCATGCAGGCCCGGATTGATTTTTCCAAACTGCGGTTGAAGCCTGGTGCCAGAGCGCCAGAACTATGGGTGCAGGAAGCGGATGCTCCCCAGGCCCAGGTGTATCCCCTCTTGGGCGATCGCTACACCCTGGGACGCAGCTCCAAATCCTGCGATATTGTGGTGCGGAACCCAGTGGTCAGCCAGGTTCACCTTTCCCTAGAGCGCGATCGACGGCGGCGCACCCCCTTCGTGATTCGGGATGAGCAGTCCACCAATGGGATTTATCGGGGCAAACGGCGGATTGCCAGTAAGGTGGTGCGTCATGGGGACATTTTCACCCTGGGACCACCGGAACTGGCTCAGGCCGTGCGTATCCAGTATGTCGATCCCCCACCCTGGTATAAACGGGCGATCCATTACGGGCTGTATGGGGTGTCAGGGCTGAGTGCGATCGTTGCGGTGCTGCTGCTGCTCGAATGGGGTAAAATCTCCGTCTATCCCCTGCCTACAACGGTGCAGGGACCCGTGGTGGTTTATTCTCGGGATCAAATTCCCTTGCGTCCCCCCCGCAATGATAGCCATCGGGAGATGGAAAAGCTCTCCGGCTACTCCCCTTACCTGCCAATGGCAGTGATCGCGTCGGAAGATACTCGGTTTTACTGGCATCTGGGGGTGGACCCGATCGGCATCCTGCGGGCTATGGTGACTAATATCACAACCAAAGAACTACGGGAGGGAGCCAGCACCCTGACCCAGCAGGTAGCCCGCAGCCTGTTCCGAGACTATGTGGGTACAGAGGATTCTGCTGGGCGCAAATTGCGAGAGGCCCTAGTGGCTCTGAAGCTGGAAATGCTCTATGGCAAGGACACGATTCTCCTGGCTTATCTGAATCGGGTCTACCTGGGCAGTGGCAATTATGGGTTTGAAGATGCGGCCCAGTATTACTTTGGCAAGTCTGCCAAGGACCTGGATATCTCAGAAGCGGCCACCCTGGCCGGAATCCTCCCCGCACCCAACACCTTCAATCCGATTCGAAATTACAATGCCGCGATCGAATACCGGGATCGGGTGATCAACCGGATGGCCGAGATGGGCATGATCACCCAGGAGGAAGCCCAGCGTGCCCGCCGCTCCCGGGTGGAGATCAATCCCAAAGCCCGCCAGGAACTGGAGAGCACGATCGCGCCCTACTTCTACGACTATGTTTTCGACGAGTTGCAGCAATTGCTGGGGGAGCAACTGGCTCGCGAAGGAAACTTTATTGTCGAAACCAGCCTGGACCCGAAATTTCAGAAACAGGCAGAAGCAGCTTTAGACAATACCGTAGCTTCAACTGGAGCCAGCTATAACTTTTCCCAGGGGGCGATCGTCACCCTCAACTTCAAAACGGGCGAAATCCTGGCCCTGGTGGGTGGGGTGAATTACAAGCAGAGCCAGTTTAACCGGGCAACCCAGGCCCAGCGTCAACCCGGCTCAACCTTCAAAATGTTCACCTATACGGCGGCCCTGGAACAGGGGGTTTCACCCAATGCCACCTATTCCTGTGCATCGATGACCTGGGAGGGACAATTTTTTGAGGGGTGTGGGTCAGGAACTGTTGACCTGACAACCGGGGTGGCCCGATCGATCAACATTGTGGCTCTGCGGGTTGCCCGTGAAATTGGCCTCGATCGGGTCATAGACATGGCTCACCGTTTGGGCATTCGCTCTAAGCTGAATCCGGTACCGGGGCTGACCCTGGGCCAGAGTGAAGTCACGGTGCTGGAACTCACAGGAGCCTATGGCACCCTGGCCAATAGTGGGGTAAGGCAAACTCCCCATGCGATCAGCCGGATTCTGGACAGTGGAGACTGTGCAGACCCCCAAAAGCCCAGCACCTGTCGGGTGATCTTCAGGCAGGATAATCAGGCAGGCCCCCCCGTGCTGCAACCGGAGATCGCAAACACCATGACGAACCTGTTACAGGGGGTGATCAGGGGGGGGACAGGTCGATCGGCCTACCTGGGTTTGGGAGAAGCGGGCAAAACCGGCACCACCAACGACAACGTGGACTTATGGTTTGTGGGTTATATTCCCAACCTGTCTCTGGTGACGGGCGTCTGGTTAGGTAATGATAACAATTCGCCCACCTCTGGCAGCAGTGCCCAGGCCGCCCAACTCTGGGGAGATTATATGGGTCGGGCGACTCGTTAA